From Alteromonas sp. RKMC-009, one genomic window encodes:
- a CDS encoding tRNA-uridine aminocarboxypropyltransferase, which yields MALRIQELAKSTRPFVTRGSRVKRCEGCLLPAVHCICDAVPEPVAESAFLFLMYKGECYKPSNTGRLIADVAKHNFAFTWSRTEPQPALLALLNDERYMPVIIFPHENAAPERRLYDVPVQEGKTPLFIMLDGTWREAGRMFRKSAYLQSFPVLGIQPEALSDYALREASHDFQLCTAEVGIEVLKLAGESRAAASLSAYFSHFRKNYIMGKPHMSNRS from the coding sequence TTGGCACTGCGTATTCAGGAACTGGCTAAATCAACGCGGCCTTTTGTAACGCGGGGTAGTCGCGTAAAACGCTGCGAAGGTTGTCTGCTGCCGGCGGTGCACTGTATTTGTGATGCTGTACCGGAGCCTGTGGCTGAAAGTGCCTTTTTGTTTCTGATGTATAAAGGTGAATGCTACAAACCGTCGAATACAGGCCGGCTAATCGCTGATGTGGCCAAGCACAATTTTGCCTTTACCTGGTCGCGGACCGAACCTCAGCCAGCGTTGCTGGCGCTGTTAAATGACGAACGCTACATGCCGGTAATCATCTTTCCTCATGAGAATGCAGCACCTGAAAGACGGCTGTATGACGTACCCGTGCAGGAAGGTAAAACCCCGTTGTTTATTATGCTCGACGGCACGTGGCGTGAGGCCGGCCGCATGTTCCGTAAAAGTGCGTACTTGCAGTCTTTTCCTGTACTTGGCATTCAGCCTGAAGCGCTGTCAGATTACGCCCTCCGCGAAGCCTCCCATGATTTTCAGCTATGCACGGCAGAAGTAGGCATCGAAGTGCTTAAACTGGCGGGCGAATCACGGGCGGCGGCCAGCCTGAGTGCGTATTTCAGTCATTTCCGGAAAAATTACATTATGGGTAAACCCCATATGAGTAACCGTTCGTAG
- a CDS encoding nucleoside hydrolase, which produces MFYVLKRLLTVLFILTAALSSMTRAAEPVPVIFDTDIGSDIDDMVALSLILKSPELDLKLVTTASEDTRYRAKVAAKFLTKAGRTDIPVGMGERFEGKAEFHKPWVADFALSDYQGDIIEDGAGAIIQLLKQSSGPVTIIVAGPMHNIAAVLERAPELAAKMRIVGMHGSIYKGYGDEPSAEYNVQNNVPAFRKVLHAPLHSFTITPLDTCGDMIFDGEQYQQLKNSTDIQLEVIFENYPIWAGLVTWENADYLATRSSVMYDAVAVYLALPDHGWLPAEPMHLSVTGDGFTVPADSGPQVNVALEWANRDAFKQWFVERMLTSAN; this is translated from the coding sequence ATGTTTTATGTGTTGAAACGCTTGTTGACCGTACTCTTCATTCTGACCGCAGCGCTCAGTTCGATGACCCGCGCCGCAGAGCCTGTTCCGGTAATTTTTGACACCGACATTGGCAGCGATATCGATGACATGGTAGCGCTGTCGCTTATTTTAAAAAGTCCGGAATTAGATTTAAAACTGGTTACCACTGCATCGGAAGATACCCGGTACCGGGCGAAGGTGGCGGCGAAATTTCTGACAAAAGCAGGAAGAACAGATATTCCTGTTGGAATGGGTGAGCGTTTTGAAGGCAAAGCAGAATTTCACAAGCCCTGGGTCGCTGACTTCGCACTGTCTGATTACCAGGGTGACATTATCGAAGACGGCGCCGGTGCAATTATTCAGTTGCTTAAGCAATCTTCAGGTCCCGTCACCATTATTGTTGCCGGCCCTATGCATAATATTGCTGCCGTACTGGAACGTGCGCCGGAACTGGCTGCAAAAATGCGTATCGTGGGCATGCATGGCAGTATTTATAAGGGATACGGTGACGAGCCTTCTGCCGAGTACAACGTGCAAAACAATGTACCGGCCTTCCGGAAAGTGCTTCACGCGCCCTTACACAGTTTCACCATTACGCCCCTCGATACCTGTGGCGATATGATTTTCGACGGTGAACAATATCAGCAACTGAAAAACAGCACCGATATACAGCTTGAAGTCATTTTTGAGAACTACCCCATCTGGGCGGGCCTCGTTACCTGGGAAAATGCTGATTATCTGGCAACCCGCAGTTCAGTCATGTACGACGCCGTAGCTGTGTACCTTGCCCTCCCCGACCACGGCTGGCTACCCGCTGAGCCCATGCATTTATCTGTCACCGGTGACGGATTTACTGTACCGGCAGACAGTGGCCCGCAGGTTAACGTCGCCTTAGAATGGGCCAACCGTGACGCATTTAAACAATGGTTCGTAGAACGGATGCTGACTTCAGCTAATTAA
- a CDS encoding DUF1656 domain-containing protein codes for MLSELSLGGMLFSPMVVMIPLAFLLSLLTRYGLYATGLYQKLWKPPWFEVALFICYLAATVKMLAG; via the coding sequence GTGCTTAGCGAACTTTCCCTTGGCGGCATGCTTTTCAGCCCGATGGTGGTGATGATTCCGCTGGCTTTTCTGTTGTCGTTATTAACCCGTTACGGGTTATATGCCACCGGTTTATATCAAAAATTGTGGAAACCACCCTGGTTCGAGGTCGCTCTGTTTATTTGCTACCTCGCGGCGACGGTGAAGATGTTGGCGGGTTGA
- a CDS encoding efflux RND transporter periplasmic adaptor subunit, whose translation MGKVLSIIVTLLVIAVAVFSGRWVWDHYLYSPWTRDGRVQADIITVAPDVSGWVTAMPVKDNQKVQKGDVIFRVDVKRYQAAVDELNAQVHSKQLALDLAQHEFTRREKLRERNSISAEELESSRISSDMAKAALDVAKAQLASAEIDLERATVTAPVSGRVVNLTLREGNYVNQGTPVLSVVADNTLYVTGYFEETKLPLIHEGQKATIHLMSGGKALSGTVSSIGHAIADTNTSTNSQLLPEVQQTFNWVRLAQRVPVDIKLDKVPENTRLVAGMSASVGLATDGE comes from the coding sequence ATGGGAAAAGTACTGAGCATCATTGTGACACTTCTGGTTATCGCTGTCGCTGTCTTCTCCGGACGCTGGGTGTGGGATCATTATCTTTATTCGCCCTGGACACGGGACGGCCGCGTTCAGGCTGATATCATCACTGTTGCACCTGATGTGTCCGGATGGGTAACAGCCATGCCGGTGAAAGATAATCAGAAAGTACAAAAGGGTGATGTGATATTCCGCGTTGATGTGAAACGCTATCAGGCTGCGGTAGACGAGTTAAACGCGCAGGTGCACAGTAAACAACTGGCGCTGGATCTTGCGCAGCATGAGTTCACCCGCCGTGAAAAACTCAGAGAGCGTAACAGTATCAGTGCCGAGGAGCTGGAAAGCAGCCGGATCAGTTCCGATATGGCCAAAGCTGCACTGGATGTAGCAAAGGCACAGCTTGCCAGTGCGGAAATCGATCTTGAACGGGCAACCGTGACTGCGCCGGTGAGCGGGCGGGTAGTGAATCTGACCCTCCGGGAAGGAAACTACGTGAATCAGGGCACACCGGTGCTTTCTGTTGTTGCTGATAATACCCTGTACGTTACCGGTTATTTTGAAGAAACAAAGCTCCCTCTCATTCATGAAGGTCAGAAAGCCACTATTCACCTGATGAGCGGCGGCAAAGCGTTGTCGGGCACAGTATCCAGTATTGGACACGCTATTGCCGACACCAATACCTCCACAAACAGCCAGTTGCTTCCTGAAGTGCAGCAAACCTTTAACTGGGTAAGACTGGCCCAGCGAGTACCGGTAGACATTAAACTGGATAAGGTGCCGGAAAATACCCGCCTGGTCGCCGGTATGTCGGCGTCGGTCGGGTTAGCCACAGACGGGGAGTAA
- a CDS encoding FUSC family protein — MAMAMYVAMWMDLERPYWALVSAVFLQVRPEAGMVLEKTVCQILGTLIGGAFAMVVLHYFHAYSGISLFCLALWTWLNSGLSSLVRRVNFIYFFAMACVTPCIIILLTMATPSAVSSQSIFDIAQSRISELIVGSVCAMLVSLILWPQRVEKVLVDHAKNTINQTMAYLSVELDPDGSHDERHKHIDDTLQSLTALSDDSSAVVFEGPDGPGKSRAATVICNKILSLIAVVQIFGRLQRNNPELLSENMMSLLTQLRNDVGLIGSLKSFDECYELAQKQRRKWSKLFQSDQLTTLEFRLCRTAQEMVADLVVILRAYRALEQGEKSTLKASGIKPHRDWLVAVTTGFRTCLVFSTGAFLWVGTGSPAAIMLMILPVIFSIMFARLAPVVVTRAIRGVLIGACFAIPVAIFYALNLIAASSGDFAILVLTLSGPLFLGLMLLSHRAFLPYGIGFCIPFVILVQPANDMSRSLSVDYTTSSALAILSGVMILYWIFKLFAGPGANWIQSRLLSVTYQDLLKIGSPGHDEDWFNARMCDRLLRLTSYEQNVTSGYRTLTDLGLTGLNLGHASMRIRRLMSGLSERSLTGLEQEWQQALAASFLAASKGDDTDRLAPVNKRIIDTLKAEGAPEENLALIDGIFTRLHYSFRRTATMIKEARA, encoded by the coding sequence ATGGCGATGGCAATGTACGTGGCTATGTGGATGGACCTGGAGCGACCTTACTGGGCGCTGGTCTCTGCGGTTTTTTTGCAGGTACGTCCGGAAGCCGGCATGGTACTGGAAAAAACCGTTTGTCAGATCCTCGGCACCCTCATTGGCGGTGCCTTCGCCATGGTGGTACTGCATTATTTTCATGCCTACTCAGGGATTTCCCTGTTTTGCCTGGCGCTGTGGACCTGGCTTAATTCCGGCCTGTCATCACTGGTGCGGCGGGTGAACTTTATTTACTTCTTTGCCATGGCCTGCGTCACGCCCTGTATTATTATTCTGCTGACCATGGCAACGCCTTCCGCAGTAAGCAGCCAGAGCATTTTTGATATCGCGCAGTCCCGGATCAGTGAGCTTATCGTTGGGTCGGTGTGTGCCATGCTGGTTTCGCTGATTTTATGGCCCCAGCGGGTAGAGAAGGTGCTGGTTGATCATGCAAAAAACACCATTAACCAGACGATGGCTTATCTGTCGGTAGAATTAGATCCGGACGGTTCACACGATGAGCGGCACAAGCACATCGACGATACCCTACAGTCTTTAACGGCGCTGAGTGATGACTCCAGCGCTGTCGTTTTTGAAGGTCCCGACGGGCCGGGAAAATCCCGCGCGGCCACCGTTATTTGTAATAAAATCCTGTCGTTAATTGCCGTGGTACAAATATTTGGCCGGCTGCAACGGAACAATCCTGAACTACTGTCAGAGAATATGATGTCTCTGCTCACTCAACTGAGAAACGATGTGGGCCTCATCGGCAGCCTGAAAAGTTTCGACGAATGTTATGAGCTGGCACAGAAGCAAAGACGCAAATGGAGCAAGCTTTTCCAGTCTGACCAGTTGACCACATTAGAATTCCGTTTGTGCCGCACCGCGCAGGAAATGGTGGCAGATTTAGTGGTCATACTCCGTGCTTACCGGGCACTGGAGCAGGGAGAAAAATCCACCCTTAAAGCTTCAGGTATTAAACCGCACCGCGACTGGCTGGTAGCAGTGACGACAGGCTTTCGCACATGTCTGGTTTTCAGCACCGGCGCATTTTTATGGGTAGGCACAGGTTCACCGGCAGCCATCATGCTGATGATTTTACCTGTAATATTTTCCATCATGTTCGCCAGACTCGCGCCCGTGGTGGTCACCAGGGCCATTCGTGGTGTACTCATCGGAGCCTGCTTTGCTATACCTGTTGCCATTTTCTATGCCCTGAACCTGATAGCCGCCAGTAGCGGTGACTTCGCCATTCTGGTGCTTACTTTATCCGGCCCGCTGTTTTTAGGTTTAATGCTGCTGTCGCACCGGGCGTTTCTGCCCTACGGCATTGGCTTTTGCATTCCGTTTGTGATCCTGGTGCAACCGGCCAATGACATGAGCCGTTCACTTTCGGTGGATTACACAACAAGTAGTGCACTGGCGATCCTCAGCGGCGTGATGATTCTATACTGGATATTTAAGCTATTTGCCGGGCCGGGCGCGAACTGGATCCAGTCACGTTTGCTTTCAGTGACCTATCAGGATTTGCTTAAAATAGGCAGTCCCGGACATGATGAAGACTGGTTCAATGCACGGATGTGTGACCGGCTTTTGCGGCTCACCAGTTACGAGCAGAATGTAACCTCAGGTTACCGGACACTAACCGACCTGGGCCTGACAGGCCTGAACCTCGGACACGCTTCTATGCGGATCCGGCGTCTAATGAGTGGTTTGAGTGAGCGCTCACTAACAGGTCTTGAACAGGAGTGGCAGCAAGCGCTGGCGGCCTCTTTTCTGGCAGCATCAAAAGGGGACGATACAGACCGTCTTGCCCCGGTAAATAAGCGGATTATCGACACACTCAAAGCGGAAGGTGCACCGGAAGAAAATCTGGCTCTCATAGACGGTATCTTCACCCGCCTGCATTATTCTTTTCGCCGCACGGCAACCATGATCAAAGAAGCCCGCGCTTAA